ATTTCGTAAAATGCCCGCGGCCTCAGCCGGATTGCTTCACGCCATACCGCGCGAGGAACATCTCGACCACGCCGGTCACGACCCGGTCGATGGCCGCATCGTCGCAGGCGCATTGCAACCCGCAGATGCACTTCACGAAAAGATCGCTCTTGCAGAGTTCGCCGAACTGGCTGGCGGCGAGGTCCATGTCGTCGATCTCCAGATCGCCGCGTGCCACGTAGGCATCGAGGATCGTGCCCAGCTTCTCGCGCAGCATCCCCGGACCCGACGCGTAGAACCGCTCTCCCAGCTCGGGAAAACGCTGCGACTCGGTCACGCAGGTGCGGAACATCTGCAAGCCGAATTCCGACAGGAAGAACCGCACGACCAGCTCGGCGGCCTCGCGCAGGGCGTCCTCGACCGACTTGCACTCGGGATCGAAATCCTTCAGCGCGGCCTCGGCCTGCCGGTTGCACTCGATCCGCGCGATCTCCGAGAAGAGAAGCCGCTTGTCGGGGAAATAGGAATAGAGGGTCGCCTTCGACACTCCGGCCTCGCGCGCGATGTCATCGACGCTCGCCCGCTCGAACCCGTCTCGCAGGAAGATCGTGCGCGCGCCTTCGAGCACCTGGTCGAACTTGCGCCCCTTCTTGATATCGGCGCTCATTTCCATACCCGCACCCTTCCAGTCGTTACCGGCCAT
This window of the Roseovarius sp. SCSIO 43702 genome carries:
- a CDS encoding TetR/AcrR family transcriptional regulator; this translates as MEMSADIKKGRKFDQVLEGARTIFLRDGFERASVDDIAREAGVSKATLYSYFPDKRLLFSEIARIECNRQAEAALKDFDPECKSVEDALREAAELVVRFFLSEFGLQMFRTCVTESQRFPELGERFYASGPGMLREKLGTILDAYVARGDLEIDDMDLAASQFGELCKSDLFVKCICGLQCACDDAAIDRVVTGVVEMFLARYGVKQSG